A stretch of Paenibacillus mucilaginosus 3016 DNA encodes these proteins:
- a CDS encoding DoxX family protein, with protein sequence MTKNYELGALILRVVLGITFLVHGAAKFQMGLGNVSGFFESLGLPGFMAYLVAVIELVGGALLILGIGTRIVSILLGLIMLGAIVKVKLAGGFMGDGKGAGYELDLALLAISAYLGLSGSSLYAVERLWKRTDSAAVQG encoded by the coding sequence ATGACAAAGAACTATGAGCTTGGCGCGTTGATTCTGAGAGTGGTGCTGGGGATCACCTTCCTGGTCCACGGAGCGGCGAAGTTCCAGATGGGACTTGGGAACGTATCGGGTTTCTTCGAAAGCCTGGGGCTACCCGGATTCATGGCGTATCTGGTAGCGGTGATTGAACTGGTCGGCGGGGCATTGCTGATCCTGGGGATTGGTACCCGCATTGTGTCCATTCTGCTGGGCCTGATCATGCTGGGAGCCATCGTCAAGGTGAAGCTCGCCGGCGGATTCATGGGTGACGGCAAAGGGGCAGGCTATGAGCTGGACCTGGCCCTGCTCGCGATCTCGGCCTACCTTGGCCTGAGCGGCAGCTCTCTGTACGCGGTGGAACGTCTCTGGAAGCGGACCGATTCCGCTGCGGTCCAAGGGTAA
- a CDS encoding helix-turn-helix domain-containing protein produces the protein MQIGSSIRSIRRKRGITMGQLCEATGLSQGFMSQLENNKTSPSLATLETIATFLNVPISYLLLKQEERMNVVRKQDRTTSLFKGRHKIEHLGQIGGMRLYLSEIPPGLPEEGPMNEHEGIEAHYVMKGTVKACQGEDEYVLEEGDTFSWHSSVPHSVHNIGEETAVILIISHKEI, from the coding sequence ATGCAAATTGGGAGCAGTATTCGAAGCATACGTAGAAAGCGCGGCATCACGATGGGCCAGCTGTGCGAAGCGACCGGCTTGTCCCAAGGCTTCATGAGCCAGCTTGAGAACAACAAGACTTCTCCGTCTCTGGCCACGCTGGAGACCATTGCCACCTTCCTGAACGTACCGATCTCTTACCTGCTTCTGAAGCAGGAGGAGCGGATGAATGTAGTCCGCAAGCAGGACCGTACGACGAGCCTGTTCAAGGGCCGGCATAAGATTGAGCATCTCGGCCAGATCGGCGGCATGCGCCTGTACCTGAGCGAGATTCCTCCCGGTCTGCCGGAAGAAGGGCCCATGAACGAGCATGAAGGCATCGAGGCCCATTATGTCATGAAGGGGACCGTTAAGGCCTGTCAGGGCGAGGACGAATATGTGCTGGAGGAAGGCGACACCTTCTCCTGGCATTCCAGCGTCCCTCATTCGGTGCACAACATCGGAGAAGAAACCGCCGTTATTCTGATCATCAGTCATAAAGAGATTTAG
- a CDS encoding sensor histidine kinase, producing the protein MNDGTLQQMSFVYEGTERDPVWIAADPKWCRRMLDNLISNAVKHNPPGTVVTVRTGRSGTEALIEIEDNGSGMDAETRRKLFERYYRGTNTEERSDGAGLGMSIARSIVHALQGSIEVHSIVGEGTRILLRFPSVYGASENKTKAPHRQEDAILMR; encoded by the coding sequence GTGAATGACGGAACCCTGCAGCAGATGTCTTTTGTCTACGAGGGCACGGAGCGGGATCCGGTGTGGATCGCTGCAGATCCGAAGTGGTGCAGGAGGATGCTGGATAATCTCATCTCCAATGCAGTGAAGCACAATCCGCCCGGCACGGTGGTGACGGTCAGGACAGGGCGGAGCGGAACGGAGGCGCTGATCGAAATCGAGGATAACGGAAGCGGCATGGATGCGGAGACCCGGCGGAAGCTGTTCGAGCGGTACTACCGCGGTACGAATACAGAGGAGCGCTCCGATGGGGCCGGGCTTGGGATGAGTATTGCCCGGTCGATTGTGCATGCTCTGCAGGGAAGCATAGAGGTGCACAGCATTGTAGGCGAAGGGACTCGGATTCTGCTGCGTTTTCCAAGCGTGTATGGGGCTTCGGAGAACAAAACGAAAGCGCCGCATAGGCAGGAAGATGCCATTTTGATGCGTTAG
- a CDS encoding copper amine oxidase N-terminal domain-containing protein yields MYKPMKMIRTGVLSAAAVALLAGSLAVHAPVSAAEIAASPVKVQEFRFLDKESDRISLDKTSEPDGTRDGHLSLLIDAGDGTEIRFITLKTADSSGADVNHGLWKTFKAQPGDIGHLLAVVRDGKILNPTFQQTLGTFQGITQLELYASDNNSMKPGEYYYVEIETSKGTVKSAVTPFHDSESSYAPVAIREFSWVDLDQDKTGIAFFGEDGTPDGHFRLKLNLAPKTEVLAMILRPTDKDGKEAYQGIRRTNRAGVGWLLGITKGDTVITPEFKKDVKEPLGTFSGNVTFDLYANNNKSIKNGQHYTVEIETTYGTVISKPIEFGNAASNYKDDSALDFRTIALKLDSTVAAVDEVEQTLEVAPFTLDGRTMVPIRFIGEALGAKVDWNAAERRVTLAKEDVKIELVIDEKNAHVNGETAVLDTPAVIRDGITLVPVRFVSESMKMKVFFDNGEILITDAKEQ; encoded by the coding sequence ATGTACAAACCTATGAAAATGATCCGCACCGGCGTTCTGTCCGCCGCAGCCGTCGCGTTATTGGCCGGCAGCCTGGCCGTTCACGCTCCCGTATCCGCAGCAGAGATTGCCGCTTCGCCTGTGAAGGTGCAGGAGTTCCGTTTCCTCGACAAGGAATCCGACCGCATCTCGCTCGACAAGACCTCGGAGCCGGACGGCACCCGGGACGGCCACCTTTCCCTGCTGATCGATGCGGGGGACGGAACGGAGATCCGCTTCATCACGCTGAAGACGGCCGACAGCTCGGGGGCGGATGTGAACCACGGGCTGTGGAAGACCTTCAAGGCACAGCCGGGCGATATCGGCCACCTGCTGGCCGTGGTCCGCGACGGCAAAATCCTCAACCCTACGTTCCAGCAGACGCTCGGCACGTTCCAGGGGATCACGCAGCTGGAGCTGTACGCCTCGGACAATAACAGCATGAAGCCGGGCGAATACTACTACGTGGAGATCGAGACGAGCAAGGGCACGGTGAAGTCGGCTGTGACGCCTTTCCATGACAGTGAGAGCTCCTACGCTCCCGTAGCGATCCGGGAATTCTCCTGGGTGGACCTCGACCAGGACAAGACGGGCATCGCTTTCTTCGGTGAGGACGGGACGCCGGACGGACACTTCCGGCTGAAGCTGAACCTGGCGCCGAAGACTGAGGTGCTCGCGATGATTCTGCGGCCGACCGACAAGGACGGCAAGGAGGCTTACCAGGGCATCAGGCGGACCAACCGGGCCGGTGTAGGCTGGCTGCTCGGCATTACCAAGGGAGATACCGTCATTACGCCTGAGTTCAAGAAGGATGTGAAGGAGCCGCTCGGCACCTTCAGCGGCAATGTGACCTTCGATCTTTACGCCAACAATAACAAATCGATCAAGAACGGGCAGCACTATACGGTCGAGATTGAGACGACGTACGGCACGGTGATCTCGAAGCCCATCGAATTCGGGAATGCGGCTTCCAATTACAAAGACGATTCGGCACTCGACTTCCGCACGATTGCCCTGAAGCTGGATTCCACGGTGGCGGCGGTTGATGAGGTGGAGCAGACGCTGGAGGTCGCGCCGTTCACGCTGGACGGCCGGACCATGGTCCCGATCCGGTTCATCGGGGAGGCGCTGGGCGCCAAGGTGGACTGGAATGCCGCGGAGAGACGCGTCACGCTGGCGAAGGAGGACGTGAAGATCGAGCTCGTCATTGACGAGAAGAACGCGCATGTGAACGGGGAGACGGCCGTACTCGACACGCCGGCGGTTATCCGGGACGGCATTACGCTCGTGCCGGTGCGGTTTGTCAGCGAGAGTATGAAGATGAAGGTGTTCTTCGACAACGGGGAGATTCTGATTACCGACGCGAAGGAGCAGTAA